The following coding sequences lie in one Arachis hypogaea cultivar Tifrunner chromosome 4, arahy.Tifrunner.gnm2.J5K5, whole genome shotgun sequence genomic window:
- the LOC112795586 gene encoding uncharacterized protein: MESRATIVAVCCILIVPSTLFTTLGDARIHGKASKDKVESVERFNKYSSLGYSDFNSYGSPSSLPLPPFNSVITPQLAPETSTPLSPFTPSLPPPPKRAPKPPPPPSSSNSAHHKKAVWCVAKPTVPDPIIKAAMDYACGSGAECKSIQPNGPCYIPNTMLAHASYAFNSYWQNTKVGGGTCDFGGTAMLVTVDPSFGKCQFVLT, from the exons ATGGAATCAAGAGCCACCATTGTTGCAGTTTGTTGCATCTTAATTGTGCCTTCCACCCTCTTCACTACTCTCGGCG ATGCTAGAATTCATGGAAAAGCTTCAAAAGACAAGGTAGAATCTGTAGAGCGTTTTAACAAGTACTCATCACTGGGATATTCAGATTTTAATTCATATGGGTCTCCTTCTTCATTACCACTACCACCTTTCAATTCGGTAATAACACCACAGCTGGCACCAGAAACTTCCACCCCACTCTCTCCATTCACACCttcactaccaccaccaccaaagCGTGCTCCAAAGCCGCCACCACCGCCGTCATCATCGAATTCTGCGCACCATAAAAAGGCAGTTTGGTGTGTAGCAAAGCCCACAGTGCCTGATCCGATAATAAAGGCAGCGATGGACTATGCTTGTGGGTCTGGGGCGGAGTGCAAGAGCATTCAGCCCAATGGGCCTTGCTACATTCCTAACACCATGCTGGCTCATGCTTCTTATGCTTTCAATAGTTACTGGCAGAACACAAAGGTTGGTGGAGGCACTTGTGACTTTGGTGGCACTGCAATGCTTGTAACAGTTGATCCAA GCTTTGGTAAATGCCAGTTCGTGTTGACTTAG
- the LOC112795588 gene encoding uncharacterized protein: protein MESEMESEIAPYREEEEAEAEAEEDQEESEERPVVLKTTKVVEYLVPLMGLELLCKFPDNSAYDFDYSRSTIWSPLLPRPYSPMDFDLITPTKLSFTNSKFFRPRSSAIKVASKLRKKLNLDFIKNKNKKMVSDLSPTTCNCNPIIKKGWGKALKAASKQFKRWKSKRDPIAHVMLPKSFSHGDF from the exons ATGGAATCTGAAATGGAATCAGAGATTGCTCCatacagagaagaagaagaagctgaagcagaagcagaagaagaCCAAGAAGAATCAGAAGAACGGCCAGTGGTGCTGAAAACAACGAAAGTGGTTGAAtatttggtgccattaatgggaCTTGAACTTCTTTGCAAGTTCCCTGATAACTCCGCCTATGACTTTGATTACTCTCGCAGCACTATTTGGTCCCCTTTGCTTCCCAGACCTTATAGCCCCATGGATTTCGATCTCATAACCCCCACAAAACTTTCTTTCACCAATTCCAAGTTCTTTAGACCCAGAAGCAGCGCCATCAAGGTGGCTTCTAAGCTTAGGAAGAAGCTCAACCTTGATTTcatcaagaacaagaacaagaagatggTTTCTGATTTGTCTCCTACTACTTGCAATTGCAACCCCATCATCAAGAAG GGATGGGGGAAGGCACTAAAAGCTGCGTCGAAACAGTTTAAGAGATGGAAATCTAAGAGAGATCCCATTGCCCATGTCATGTTACCCAAATCTTTCAGCCATGGAGACTTTTAA
- the LOC112795589 gene encoding zinc transporter 5 isoform X3 — protein sequence MKGLKQSTQTHVVFMLCILSLLVLPNLVASECTCDKSEETHDKAKALRFKIVALVSILMASTIGVCIPLLGKIIPAISPEKDVFFLIKAFAAGVILATGFIHVLPDAFENLTSPCLSDHPWGDFPFTGFVAMCTSMGTLMVDAYATAYFQKSHLQKAQVAVTDVEKEEEHVENNEVDLHTHVTHGHAHGHVSSNKSSELLRHRVISQVLELGIVVHSVVIGITLGASMNSETIRPLVAALTFHQFFEGMGLGSCITQAKFKRLSIIVMGLFFSLTTPMGIAIGIGISNVYDDNSPTALIVEGIFNAASAGILIYMALVDLLAADFMNPKMQKNSKLQIGPTNLLSLGGW from the exons ATGAAGGGGTTAAAGCAGAGCACTCAAACTCATGTAGTATTCATGCTTTGCATTCTTAGTTTGCTTGTACTCCCAAATTTAGTGGCATCTGAGTGTACATGTGATAAATCAGAAGAAACACATGACAAAGCCAAGGCACTAAGGTTTAAGATAGTAGCTCTTGTTTCTATTCTCATGGCGAGTACAATTGGTGTTTGTATTCCGCTTCTTGGTAAAATCATACCTGCCATAAGTCCAGAGAAGGACGTCTTCTTCTTAATTAAGGCGTTTGCGGCTGGTGTTATACTGGCCACTGGTTTCATTCATGTGTTGCCGGATGCATTCGAAAATCTAACCTCGCCTTGTTTGAGCGATCATCCTTGGGGAGATTTTCCTTTCACTGGATTTGTGGCCATGTGCACTAGCATGGGAACTCTCATGGTGGATGCTTATGCCACTGCTTATTTTCAGAAATCACATCTTCAGAAAGCACAAGTGGCCGTTACagatgtagagaaagaagaggagCATGTTGAGAATAATGAAGTGGATCTTCACACCCATGTGACACATGGTCATGCACATGGTCACGTTTCTAGTAATAAGTCTTCAGAACTCCTTCGTCATCGCGTCATATCGCAG GTATTGGAGTTAGGAATTGTTGTTCATTCGGTGGTGATAGGAATTACTTTAGGAGCGTCAATGAATTCAGAAACAATAAGACCTCTTGTTGCTGCGTTGACTTTTCATCAGTTCTTTGAGGGCATGGGACTTGGAAGTTGCATCACTCAG gcaaaatttaaaagattatcTATTATAGTCATGGGATTGTTCTTCTCTCTAACTACGCCAATGGGAATTGCAATCGGCATAGGGATCTCTAATGTTTATGATGATAATAGTCCAACTGCTCTTATTGTGGAAGGAATTTTTAACGCAGCTTCAGCTGGAATCCTAATCTATATGGCACTTGTAGATCTTCTTGCGGCAGATTTTATGAATccaaaaatgcagaaaaataGTAAACTTCAAATAGGA CCTACCAATTTACTCTCCTTGGGAGGTTGGTAA
- the LOC112795589 gene encoding zinc transporter 5 isoform X2, with translation MKGLKQSTQTHVVFMLCILSLLVLPNLVASECTCDKSEETHDKAKALRFKIVALVSILMASTIGVCIPLLGKIIPAISPEKDVFFLIKAFAAGVILATGFIHVLPDAFENLTSPCLSDHPWGDFPFTGFVAMCTSMGTLMVDAYATAYFQKSHLQKAQVAVTDVEKEEEHVENNEVDLHTHVTHGHAHGHVSSNKSSELLRHRVISQVLELGIVVHSVVIGITLGASMNSETIRPLVAALTFHQFFEGMGLGSCITQAKFKRLSIIVMGLFFSLTTPMGIAIGIGISNVYDDNSPTALIVEGIFNAASAGILIYMALVDLLAADFMNPKMQKNSKLQIGVNISLLLGAGFMSFIAKWA, from the exons ATGAAGGGGTTAAAGCAGAGCACTCAAACTCATGTAGTATTCATGCTTTGCATTCTTAGTTTGCTTGTACTCCCAAATTTAGTGGCATCTGAGTGTACATGTGATAAATCAGAAGAAACACATGACAAAGCCAAGGCACTAAGGTTTAAGATAGTAGCTCTTGTTTCTATTCTCATGGCGAGTACAATTGGTGTTTGTATTCCGCTTCTTGGTAAAATCATACCTGCCATAAGTCCAGAGAAGGACGTCTTCTTCTTAATTAAGGCGTTTGCGGCTGGTGTTATACTGGCCACTGGTTTCATTCATGTGTTGCCGGATGCATTCGAAAATCTAACCTCGCCTTGTTTGAGCGATCATCCTTGGGGAGATTTTCCTTTCACTGGATTTGTGGCCATGTGCACTAGCATGGGAACTCTCATGGTGGATGCTTATGCCACTGCTTATTTTCAGAAATCACATCTTCAGAAAGCACAAGTGGCCGTTACagatgtagagaaagaagaggagCATGTTGAGAATAATGAAGTGGATCTTCACACCCATGTGACACATGGTCATGCACATGGTCACGTTTCTAGTAATAAGTCTTCAGAACTCCTTCGTCATCGCGTCATATCGCAG GTATTGGAGTTAGGAATTGTTGTTCATTCGGTGGTGATAGGAATTACTTTAGGAGCGTCAATGAATTCAGAAACAATAAGACCTCTTGTTGCTGCGTTGACTTTTCATCAGTTCTTTGAGGGCATGGGACTTGGAAGTTGCATCACTCAG gcaaaatttaaaagattatcTATTATAGTCATGGGATTGTTCTTCTCTCTAACTACGCCAATGGGAATTGCAATCGGCATAGGGATCTCTAATGTTTATGATGATAATAGTCCAACTGCTCTTATTGTGGAAGGAATTTTTAACGCAGCTTCAGCTGGAATCCTAATCTATATGGCACTTGTAGATCTTCTTGCGGCAGATTTTATGAATccaaaaatgcagaaaaataGTAAACTTCAAATAGGAGTAAATATTTCTCTTCTTCTAGGAGCTGGTTTTATGTCTTTTATTGCTAAGTGGGCATAA